One genomic region from Drosophila subpulchrella strain 33 F10 #4 breed RU33 chromosome 2R, RU_Dsub_v1.1 Primary Assembly, whole genome shotgun sequence encodes:
- the LOC119550460 gene encoding proteoglycan 4: MWEKLVNCIKGNGGAQKTSCQVVQLADLMKQVPPNQLKMFQMFAKKHEEYKDRVRKYPESLPPIDWEYYRQNVREEFVDWVKGYETKYDKLHSVFENRHAMVDHKRYFERVDEEAEAVKKAIAAYKAESNERIKKLTENLESVKAMQSYDQMTMEEFCFARPHLAPDFINKPTFWPHTPEEQMPGPSDPEAAAALHHDQEPEPPKKPSPEKPSEKASEDSKTPAAVAPKKPSEPAIDTTQLAEKASGMAKELVAKAIVLFNSLKEKLSGMAKNVQKKAEAAKAARAEASGKSVTPTSTSTSPTTPTKSLDSIKERESGPNICNQTIIRSEEEEANPEVKARHANLSIEADPCDAQEERTREIARALERKRQLREAEEYREYQKSRQSCEPKEEPICEPDPCKTKEEAICEPDPCKPKEEELICEPDPCKPKPDPCKPKEEESICKPDPCKPKDEEGACEEDEDPCKEKQKEEKDCKFDKDNEGGLEKSQEQEQVFINIAKCSEDLAKKEEKKSGEPGKPKEKASLTEITQGSDQKPILGMQLTDSKAAKKDQRARIEGADEVGPVYTDPKQLAELLAKENEKKELKEKEVPVIIEEAIKPEDDKPITIYPKLEISAKPKTEDVDEAKKSPKDMAKQVFSMASGAASLLTEATNTLEDLKRKKEERLEALEQAYTSAQRQAQGALAEASKAVEAANNLAQRSAGKTGEVSSRDKEALEMAEKHAVLAKMLASRAVALKDEIARVLNDLKKKQ, encoded by the exons ATGTGGGAGAAACTGGTGAACTGCATCAAGGGTAATGGTGGGGCCCAGAAGACAAGCTGCCAGGTTGTCCAACTGGCCGATCTGATGAAGCAGGTTCCTCCGAACCAGCTGAAGATGTTCCAAATGTTTGCCAAGAAGCACGAGGAGTACAAGGA TCGTGTTCGCAAGTACCCAGAATCGCTGCCGCCAATCGACTGGGAGTACTACCGCCAGAATGTTCGCGAAGAGTTTGTGGATTGGGTGAAGGGTTACGAGACCAAGTATGATAAACTTCACTCCGTTTTCGAGAATCGACATGCTATGGTGGATCACAAGCGCTACTTCGAAAGAGTGGATGAGGAAGCGGAAGCGGTGAAGAAGGCTATAGCAGCCTATAAGGCTGAATCGAATGAAAGAATCAAGAAGCTTACGGAAAATCTAGAGAGCGTAAAGGCCATGCAGTCCTACGACCAAATGACCATGGAGGAATTTTGCTTTGCCCGTCCTCATTTGGCACCGGATTTCATCAACAAGCCCACTTTCTGGCCCCACACTCCCGAGGAGCAAATGCCAGGTCCTTCGGATccagaggcagcagcagcctTGCACCATGACCAGGAACCGGAGCCGCCAAAGAAACCATCCCCGGAGAAACCATCAGAAAAGGCTTCCGAAGATTCTAAGACTCCAGCAGCTGTGGCTCCGAAGAAACCCTCGGAACCGGCTATAGACACCACTCAATTGGCAGAAAAGGCCAGTGGAATGGCCAAAGAATTGGTGGCTAAAGCCATTGTATTGTTCAATAGTCTCAAGGAGAAACTCTCGGGCATGGCAAAGAATGTTCAGAAGAAAGCCGAAGCCGCTAAGGCAGCCCGTGCCGAAGCTTCTGGCAAGTCGGTAACtcccacatccacatccacatccccaACCACACCCACAAAGTCCCTTGATAGTATTAAAGAACGCGAATCCGGTCCAAATATATGTAACCAGACCATAATACGCAGCGAAGAGGAAGAAGCCAATCCGGAGGTTAAGGCCAGACATGCCAATCTATCCATCGAGGCAGATCCCTGCGATGCCCAGGAAGAAAGAACCAGGGAGATAGCCAGGGCTCTAGAAAGAAAGCGTCAATTAAGAGAGGCAGAAGAATACAGGGAATACCAGAAGAGCAGGCAATCCTGTGAACCCAAAGAAGAGCCAATCTGCGAGCCTGATCCTTGTAAAACTAAAGAGGAGGCCATCTGCGAGCCCGATCCTTGTAAGCCAAAGGAAGAGGAACTTATCTGTGAGCCTGATCCTTGCAAACCAAAGCCTGATCCTTGCAAGCCCAAAGAGGAGGAATCTATCTGCAAACCAGATCCTTGCAAGCCAAAGGACGAAGAAGGCGCCTGCGAAGAAGATGAAGATCCCTGCAAGGAAAAACAGAAAGAGGAAAAAGACTGCAAATTCGATAAGGACAACGAAGGTGGTCTAGAGAAATcccaggagcaggagcaggtcTTTATAAACATAGCCAAGTGCAGCGAAGATTTGGCCAAGAAGGAAGAAAAGAAATCAGGTGAACCTGGTAAACCCAAGGAAAAGGCCTCGCTGACAGAGATAACTCAGGGTTCAGATCAAAAACCCATATTGGGCATGCAGCTAACGGATTCGAAGGCTGCTAAAAAGGATCAGAGAGCTAGGATTGAAGGGGCAGACGAAGTGGGTCCTGTCTACACAGATCCCAAACAACTTGCAGAATTGCTGGCCAAGGAGAACGAAAAGAAAGAGCTCAAGGAAAAAGAGGTGCCTGTTATAATCGAGGAAGCCATAAAACCCGAAGACGATAAACCAATTACCATCTATCCCAAGCTGGAGATATCAGCCAAACCCAAAACCGAAGATGTAGATGAGGCTAAGAAGTCTCCCAAGGATATGGCTAAGCAGGTGTTCAGCATGGCCTCGGGAGCTGCTTCTCTACTAACAGAAGCCACAAATACCCTAGAAGACTTGAAGAGGAAGAAGGAGGAACGTCTTGAGGCCCTGGAACAGGCCTATACTTCGGCTCAAAGACAGGCCCAAGGAGCCCTGGCCGAGGCCTCCAAAGCCGTGGAGGCAGCCAACAATTTGGCCCAGAGATCTGCTGGAAAAACCGGCGAAGTGAGCAGCCGCGACAAGGAGGCCTTGGAGATGGCCGAAAAGCATGCTGTTTTGGCCAAAATGTTGGCCAGTCGTGCCGTGGCCCTAAAAGACGAGATCGCCCGTGTTCTCAATGATTTGAAAAAGAAACAGTAA
- the LOC119550295 gene encoding cytosol aminopeptidase: MTRSQVISCLRRSTSGLFRCQRALVFARGPGLQQVRCKSEDGGCNTCNLQGVVVGLYAKDGDKGLKLTPGGEKFDDRVSGKITELIKESGLNGELGVGRLYQNIDKEYWAVAVVGLGKEGAGYNAEEVIDEGMENVRVCSAVGARALQMQGCTTCHVDGMEYPEQAAEGAAMAVWRYNVNKRKKNRLAIPKLELYGSTDQDAWTRGLFKAESQNLARRLADTPANQMTPSIFAQATVDALCPCGVSVEVRSMDWIESQNLNSFLMVAKGSCEPPIILEVSYCGTSPEERPILMLGKGLTFNSGGLCLHPKKGMDEYRGAVSGAAVCVAAIRAAAALSLPINVSAVLPLCENMPSGMATKPGDVVTLLNGKTMRIKDISLAGTVLLADPLLYAQSTFKPKLVVEVGSMASGIRKGLGASATGLWTNNSFLWKNFQKAGALTGDRLWRMPLWKYFRNLVSPLSSYDICSTGAGHASSCLAAAILFELVPCSDWVHLDTHGTGMLAQHGVPPYLLKDCMTGRPTRSIIQFLYQMACK, from the exons ATGACTCGATCGCAGGTGATTTCTTGCTTACGCCGTTCCACTTCGGGGTTATTCAGGTGCCAAAGGGCACTCGTTTTTGCCAGAGGACCAGGTTTGCAGCAG GTGAGGTGCAAAAGCGAGGATGGTGGCTGCAACACCTGCAACCTTCAGGGAGTCGTGGTTGGCCTCTATGCCAAGGATGGTGACAAGGGTCTAAAGCTCACCCCGGGTGGCGAGAAGTTCGATGACCGTGTGAGCGGCAAGATCACGGAACTAATCAAGGAATCTGGACTCAACGGGGAACTCGGTGTGGGTCGACTCTACCAGAATATAGACAAGGAATACTGGGCCGTGGCGGTTGTTGGTCTGGGCAAAGAAGGTGCTGGCTACAATGCCGAAGAGGTCATCGACGAGGGCATGGAGAACGTGCGTGTTTGCTCCGCCGTGGGGGCTAGGGCTCTCCAGATGCAGGGATGCACAACTTGCCATGTGGATGGAATGGAATACCCTGAGCAAGCTGCCGAAGGAGCTGCCATGGCCGTGTGGCGTTACAATGTGAACAAGCGCAAGAAGAACCGTCTGGCCATTCCCAAACTGGAGCTCTATGGTTCTACGGATCAGGATGCCTGGACAAGGGGTCTATTCAAGGCCGAATCTCAGAATCTGGCCCGTCGTTTGGCAGACACACCCGCCAACCAGATGACCCCCTCTATTTTCGCCCAGGCCACCGTGGATGCCCTGTGTCCCTGTGGAGTTTCAGTGGAAGTACGATCCATGGATTGGATCGAGAGCCAGAACTTGAACTCCTTTCTCATGGTGGCGAAGGGCTCGTGCGAACCTCCCATCATTCTTGAGGTCAGCTATTGCGGCACTTCGCCGGAGGAGCGGCCCATCCTGATGCTCGGCAAGGGACTGACCTTCAACAGCGGTGGATTGTGTCTGCATCCGAAGAAGGGAATGGACGAATACCGGGGAGCAGTTTCCGGTGCAGCAGTCTGTGTGGCTGCCATTCGAGCGGCAGCTGCTCTATCCCTGCCCATTAATGTATCCGCTGTACTGCCTCTGTGTGAGAATATGCCCTCGGGAATGGCCACCAAACCAGGAGATGTGGTCACCCTGCTCAACGGCAAGACCATGAGGATCAAGGACATTTCCCTGGCCGGAACCGTCCTTCTGGCCGATCCCCTGCTCTACGCCCAGTCGACATTCAAGCCCAAGTTGGTGGTGGAAGTGGGTTCGATGGCCAGTGGTATACGCAAAGGACTGGGTGCCTCGGCCACCGGCTTGTGGACCAATAACTCTTTCCTCTGGAAGAACTTCCAGAAGGCAGGAGCTCTCACAGGAGATCGGCTGTGGCGAATGCCCCTGTGGAAGTACTTCCGCAATCTAGTTTCCCCCCTGTCATCCTACGACATCTGCTCCACGGGAGCAGGACACGCCTCATCCTGCCTGGCCGCTGCCATTCTCTTCGAACTGGTTCCCTGCTCCGACTGGGTCCACCTGGATACCCATGGCACCGGAATGCTGGCCCAGCACGGAGTGCCTCCGTATTTGCTCAAGGACTGCATGACAGGACGTCCAACCCGATCGATCATCCAGTTCCTTTACCAGATGGCCTGCAAGTGA
- the LOC119550429 gene encoding chymotrypsin-like protease CTRL-1, with product MMKNILIVLLCLTIGNQVLHGSAKLLDPNCLPNRIQYRIFAGTTAELNSAPWMVFLHDRMDFVCGGSLITRAFVLTAAHCVIPTPKRLMVRLGEYDWTTQLDCYGPFCAPPYREYTVIKIYTHPRYRSIPDHDIALLKLDHSVLFSETIRPICLIMHENPDEWYWYVDSVKEFTLTGWGATKAHLVSPRLQKVNLNQTDRGICHDQYGYAVDHTHICAGSYEQYACTGDSGGPLGLTVTYNQREVYAQVGIVSSGSKDCRGITVFTNVLSFTQWIARTISYDERYMTPGVQQNY from the exons ATGATGAAGAACATTCTAATTGTGCTCCTTTGTTTGACTATTGGAAACCAAGTTTTGCATGGATCAGCCAAATTACTGGACCCGAATTGTCTGCCCAACCGAATTCAATATCGAATATTTGCTGGAACGACTGCTGAATTGAATTCAGCTCCATGGATGGTGTTTTTACATGATCGAATGGATTTTGTTTGCGGCGGTTCTCTAATTACGAGGG CCTTTGTTCTAACCGCTGCACATTGTGTTATTCCCACTCCCAAGCGATT AATGGTTCGATTAGGCGAGTATGATTGGACCACCCAACTAGACTGCTACGGTCCTTTTTGTGCCCCACCCTATAGGGAATACACGGTTATAAAAATCTATACGCACCCGCGGTACAGGTCGATTCCTGACCATGATATAGCTCTGCTGAAACTGGACCACTCAGTGCTATTTTCAG AGACCATACGACCCATATGTTTGATAATGCATGAGAATCCGGACGAATGGTATTGGTATGTGGATTCGGTGAAGGAGTTCACTCTGACTGGTTGGGGTGCAACAAAAGCGCATCTGGTTAGTCCCAGGCTTCAAAAAGTGAATCTCAACCAAACCGATCGGGGAATCTGTCACGATCAATACGGATATGCCGTCGATCACACCCACATTTGTGCCGGAAGTTACGAGCAGTATGCCTGCACTGGAGATTCCGGTGGCCCGCTCGGATTGACGGTTACTTATAATCAAAGGGAGGTCTATGCTCAAGTTGGAATTGTTAGTAGTGGATCCAAAGATTGCAGAGGAATAACCGTCTTCACCAACGTTCTAAGCTTTACCCAGTGGATTGCGCGGACCATTTCTTATGACGAGAGATACATGACGCCTGGAGTACAgcaaaactattaa